One stretch of Cedecea neteri DNA includes these proteins:
- the mglB gene encoding galactose/glucose ABC transporter substrate-binding protein MglB produces the protein MNKKVLTLSAVMSCMLFGAAANAADRIGVTIYKYDDNFMSVVRKAIEKDAKASPDVQLLMNDSQNDQSKQNDQIDVLLAKGVKALAINLVDPAAAGTVIEKARAQNVPIVFFNKEPSRKALDSYDKAYYVGTDSKESGIIQGDLIAKHWAANPAWDLNKDGQVQFVLLKGEPGHPDAEARTTYVIKELNDKGLKTQQLQLDTAMWDTAQAKDKMDAWLSGPNANKIEVVIANNDAMAMGAVEALKAHNKSSIPVFGVDALPEALALVKSGAMAGTVLNDANNQAKATFDLAKNLADGKPAAEGTNWKIENKIVRVPYVGVDKDNLAQFIGK, from the coding sequence ATGAATAAGAAGGTTTTGACCCTGTCCGCCGTGATGTCCTGCATGCTGTTTGGTGCCGCTGCGAACGCCGCTGACCGTATTGGTGTGACGATTTATAAATACGACGACAACTTCATGTCAGTGGTTCGTAAGGCCATCGAGAAAGATGCTAAAGCGTCACCGGACGTGCAGCTGCTGATGAACGACTCCCAGAACGACCAGTCCAAACAGAACGACCAGATTGACGTTCTGCTGGCAAAAGGCGTGAAAGCGCTGGCCATCAACCTGGTTGACCCGGCCGCAGCGGGCACCGTAATCGAAAAAGCACGCGCACAAAACGTGCCGATTGTGTTCTTCAACAAAGAACCTTCCCGCAAAGCGCTGGATAGCTATGACAAAGCTTACTATGTGGGCACAGACTCCAAAGAGTCCGGGATTATTCAGGGCGACCTGATTGCCAAACACTGGGCGGCTAACCCGGCGTGGGACCTGAACAAAGACGGCCAGGTGCAGTTCGTGCTGCTGAAAGGCGAACCGGGCCACCCGGATGCCGAAGCGCGTACCACTTACGTTATCAAAGAGCTGAACGACAAAGGTCTGAAAACCCAGCAGCTGCAGCTGGATACCGCCATGTGGGATACCGCTCAGGCTAAAGACAAAATGGACGCCTGGCTCTCTGGCCCGAACGCTAACAAAATCGAAGTGGTTATTGCCAACAACGATGCGATGGCAATGGGTGCTGTAGAAGCGCTGAAAGCACACAACAAATCTTCTATTCCAGTATTTGGCGTAGATGCCCTGCCGGAAGCGTTGGCGCTGGTGAAATCCGGTGCAATGGCAGGTACCGTGCTGAACGACGCCAACAACCAGGCGAAAGCGACCTTTGACCTGGCGAAAAACCTGGCCGACGGTAAACCAGCCGCTGAAGGCACTAACTGGAAAATCGAGAACAAAATTGTACGCGTACCGTATGTAGGCGTGGATAAAGATAATCTCGCACAGTTCATCGGCAAATAA
- the mglA gene encoding galactose/methyl galactoside ABC transporter ATP-binding protein MglA — MVDNNSATPSEFLLEMTGINKSFPGVKALDNVNLKVRPHSIHALMGENGAGKSTLLKCLFGIYSKDSGSILFQGKEVNFSSTKEALENGISMVHQELNLVLQRTVMDNMWLGRYPTKGVFVDQDKMYRDTKEIFDELDIDIDPRARVGTLSVSQMQMIEIAKAFSYNAKIVIMDEPTSSLTEKEVNHLFKIIRKLKDRGCGIVYISHKMEEIFQLCDEITILRDGQWIATQPLEGLDMDKIIAMMVGRSLNQRFPDKSNVPGEVILEVRNLTSLRQPSIRDISFDLHKGEILGIAGLVGAKRTDIVETLFGIREKSGGTIKLHGKKINNSNANEAINHGFALVTEERRSTGIYAYLDIGFNSLISNIRNYKNKVGLLDNSRMKSDTQWVIDSMRVKTPGHRTSIGSLSGGNQQKVIIGRWLLTQPEILMLDEPTRGIDVGAKFEIYQLIAELAKKGKGIIIISSEMPELLGITDRILVMSNGLVAGIVDTKTTTQNEILRLASVHL; from the coding sequence ATGGTCGACAATAACTCAGCTACGCCGTCGGAATTTTTGCTGGAAATGACCGGCATTAATAAATCCTTCCCCGGCGTTAAGGCACTGGATAATGTTAATTTAAAAGTGCGTCCACACTCTATTCATGCCCTGATGGGTGAAAACGGTGCGGGCAAATCGACATTATTGAAATGCCTTTTTGGGATCTACAGCAAAGATTCCGGCAGCATCCTTTTTCAGGGAAAAGAGGTCAATTTCAGCAGCACCAAAGAGGCGCTGGAAAACGGTATTTCTATGGTGCATCAGGAGCTTAACCTGGTCCTGCAGCGCACCGTGATGGACAACATGTGGCTCGGGCGTTACCCGACCAAAGGGGTGTTTGTCGATCAGGATAAAATGTACCGCGACACCAAAGAGATTTTTGACGAGCTGGATATTGATATCGACCCGCGAGCCCGCGTCGGTACGTTGTCCGTTTCTCAAATGCAGATGATTGAAATTGCCAAGGCTTTCTCCTATAACGCCAAAATCGTTATTATGGATGAGCCAACGTCCTCGCTGACGGAAAAAGAAGTTAATCATCTTTTTAAAATTATTCGCAAATTAAAAGATCGCGGCTGCGGCATTGTTTATATCTCCCATAAAATGGAAGAAATATTCCAGCTGTGCGATGAAATTACTATTTTGCGTGACGGGCAGTGGATTGCCACCCAGCCGCTGGAAGGGCTGGATATGGACAAAATCATCGCCATGATGGTGGGCCGCTCCCTGAACCAGCGCTTCCCGGACAAATCCAACGTGCCGGGTGAAGTTATCCTCGAAGTACGCAACCTGACCTCGCTGCGCCAGCCGTCGATTCGCGATATCTCCTTTGATTTACATAAAGGTGAAATCCTCGGCATTGCGGGCCTCGTCGGCGCGAAGCGTACCGATATAGTGGAAACGCTGTTTGGTATCCGCGAAAAATCTGGCGGCACCATTAAGCTGCACGGCAAAAAGATCAATAACAGCAACGCGAACGAAGCGATCAATCATGGCTTTGCGCTGGTCACCGAAGAGCGCCGCTCAACCGGGATCTACGCCTACCTGGATATCGGCTTTAACTCACTCATTTCCAATATTCGTAACTACAAAAACAAGGTCGGTCTGCTGGATAACTCCCGCATGAAAAGCGATACCCAGTGGGTTATCGACTCCATGCGCGTGAAAACGCCGGGGCACCGCACCTCCATCGGCTCGCTGTCCGGCGGTAACCAGCAGAAGGTGATCATCGGCCGCTGGCTGCTGACTCAGCCGGAAATTCTGATGCTGGATGAACCGACGCGCGGCATTGACGTTGGCGCCAAGTTTGAGATTTACCAGCTGATTGCTGAACTGGCTAAAAAAGGAAAAGGGATCATTATCATTTCGTCCGAGATGCCGGAATTGTTAGGGATTACAGACCGTATTCTGGTGATGAGCAACGGGCTAGTGGCCGGAATTGTAGACACCAAAACAACAACGCAGAACGAAATCTTACGTCTTGCGTCTGTGCACCTGTGA